taaaacaatcaatactaGCATAACTGGAagctaaccaatccattcccaaaattacatcaaacccaaacatAGGAAAGACTATCAGGTCAGCTGGTATTACCCTCCCGCTAATAGTTATTGGGCACTTAAGTATAATCTTGTTTCAAGCCACTAGTTCGCCTGCTGGGGTCGAGACCCTCAAATTGTAATCCATCTCCATAGCATCAACGGGGCAAAACTTAGCATAATCCATCGAAATAAAGGAGTGGGTAGCCACCGAGTCAAATAAAACAGTAGCCTTATTGAGAAACAGGGGGATAATTCCTTAGTTTAAGTCATATAATCCATAGAGATAACAAGATAAGTAATCCTTAATTCTTAACATAAGGAAACTAAAATAGGAAAGTCAGAAAAATTTTACCTGTGATGACATCATTCTTGTCCTCAGCTTCTCCCGATGTCAAAGTAAACACCCGTGCCGGCACAGTCCTCCGCTGATTGTTGCCTTGGTTATTAGGCCTAAAGTTTTGAGGTGGGTTGGGCCTTCTGTTGTTCTCCGCAAGCAATAGACATTCTCTGATGAAGTGCCCATCCTTACCACATTTGAAACATGATCCCACTTCCTTTCTGCACTCCCCAACGTGTATGCGGTTACAGAATTTACAGAGGTTAGATGTATGATTTCCCTGTATCTATCTCTGACTTGAACTACTTCCCTCATTTCTCCTCTTCCATTGCCCTTGATCCGAACTAGGGAATCCTTGTGGAGCagctctcttcctctgttcttgCAATTCAGCACCCCTCTTGAGATTCTGCTCAACTAGCATTGCCTTGTGCACTAattctgaaaaattctgaatctgtaAGACCATCACTCATTCATTAATCCTGTAGTTCAAACCTTCCTCAAACTTCCTTgtctttttctcctcatcagGAATCAAGTATGCGGCAAAGTGTGATAATTCCGCAAACCTTGCAGCATACTGGTGCATAGTCATGGTCCCTTGCACCAAGTTGGTGAACTCTCGAGCTCTAGCTTCCCTATCAGCCTTAGGGAAAAATCGATCAAAGAAATTCTGCTTGAATTGAGCCCAAACAATCACACCGGTCCCTTCAGCTTCCCTGATGACTTTTTCAGAATTCCACCATCTCTTCGCTTCTCCAGTCAATTTAAAAGCTGCGAACCGAACCTTTTGCTAATCGGTACACTCCAAAACGctgaatatttcttcaatgtcttgTATCCAATCCTCCGCTGTGTTCGTATCGCCTCTTCCATCAAAGATGGGAGGATGCGTTCGATTAAATTGCTCAAACGTGCAACCCCCATCGTTGTTGTTTTcattcaaatcttcaaggcTTCGAACTCGATGACGAGCCGCCATCCTGAAAGCTTAAATTTGGTAAAAcattctaaaataattaaaaatgaaaatactaagtaaataaaatatcaataaaatatgcgTATTaacacaaatacatatatacatcAATTAACTATTTAAGCCTGACATCACTTAATACTCACATACGTCATTAGAATCTAAAAACCTCAAAGTTACAAATTCAACTCCTAAGATCTGCCAAACCTAAAATCTCAACTCccatcaaaattaatattcacGTGATCATCCTTATAGTCCTCAAGTTCCTATACTGAAATTTTTACATCCTATgaacccacagatatctaaacctccaaggtctACACTATGCAGAATTtaaacctgtctctgataccaactataaCACCCCGACCCCAAGGGTCCGAAGAGTCAACTCACATAACCTGAAtatcaactccaacaatacCAATATATTTCCTAAACCAAGAATATATCATTCCAAATCTTCAAAACATCGTAAACACTTCAATTTAATAAACCATTCATATTCACATATCGAATCCTCAATAtcacaatccaaacaaaaatatcaatctttcttcatgtctcaaataaccaactagaataaaataacaattgaCATAAGTCCCAAAAGACTGTCTAAATCCATTTAAAATcaacaataaacaaataatatccAACAGCTGCACTAATATTGCGAGATACCCAAACTATTCACAGCTAATCTTGCCCacagactctaatactgatccccagctgaaccatcaatttCGTctgaaaatattaagaaaagtagggggtgagttatcaacaactcagcattCAGAGAGCATATATTATCATGTAAACATGAGAATTTATAATGTTGATATGCTAAACAAAACGTTTTCTTCCAAAATGTAGAAACAcctattttactttcaaaatgcataaaCCAAAACTTAGTgcaaaacatcagagcgaaatttCTAGAAAGACAAACTTATTCCCCAGAAAGAAAATCCATTGGCATATCCAACCTGAAACACTATATTCATATCACCTCATAGCAccacatcgggacaaataccatgtttcacccccgtggtagggttataaaccactattatacccgcgGTTGGaccatattccatgtttcacccccgtggtagggttataaaccaccattatacccgtggctggatcttaacagaaacagaacgaaACATCAATGGAATCAGATCACATTCATATAAGGAATCataacttcatgccaaggttttcaccTCAcacattatatcaaaataaagtacTGGAttgcttcagatcatttcacatgttcgaaataaacaaaataaaaacattttcatttactcataacaaaaactttagattttcatattcgctcttttgcatggtttagaaacaaaattagctcatgtctacactggTCATgacagaaattattttttcttatatagaatttatgcatatgcagaataaatatctgaggtcgttttcagatttcttttcaaaacaaacatacttattttcaagtcaatctcgttttatttcttttatgcaaaactagtatatgaaccccgcttacctgacttccgtgTACAAAATATGCCTTGGATCTGTCCTCTAACCGTATCACAACCTAAAACAATAAATGTATACCTCATGATTAATAATCCAAACAGGGCTAAGCTCAATTTATAAAACTTAAATCAGCCCCTTCTAATCTAAAAATTCTCCACAAGGTAAATCCGGACAGCCCATTTCAAACCGTCTATATTTTCACTCTAGCACCACCAAGTAATTTCCACTCAACAGCCATTTAACCCAACCAGACCAGCCCTaaaaaaataacccaaaaaTTTACACTAAACAATCCCAATTACTAGCCCAAAACAATCTCACAAAGCCGTCCAAAACAATCATACTCCTCAACTTCAAGACTTCCATCATAATCAACCACAATCCAAagataaaataccaaaacaacataaatttaCATAGGTAACAAATTGCCAAAAGTTTACTGCAATAGTGCAAATTCTAATCAACGCCACAATCATATCAGTAACACTACTACATTTCACAATCAcaccaaaatattcaaaaactACCAAAAGCTTCGGGACAAGCTTACCTTAAAGAGTCACAAAACTTCGAACCAATTCGAATGGTGTAACCCACAGTGAATTAAGCCAAAAAAATTCACTAGAATCTCTAGTGGAAATAGATAGTGGTCTGCGCAAGGAAGGACGAAGGGTTTGAGTGTATGCACGGCAACTAAAACAgagtgggtgtgtgtgtgtgtgaaacaaaatcaaagcaaCACAAAGTAAAAAAGGAGGGTCTGCGTGTGTGCAAAAGCATGGGGGTCGAAGTGAAAAAGTAAATGTGAAACCAGTGAATGGAAGGGATGGTTACCGAAAGGAAAACTCCAAGGAGAAATCGACAACGGCACTAAGGTTCGAGACCCACAAAAATGCGTCGTGGAAGCCAGCCAACGATGCCGCGATTTTGATGACTCACGGAGAAAACTAGCGCCAGCCAAGGATAAATCCAAAAATCTGAGCAAAGAGGAAGTTTGATTATTTCAAATGTGGTAGAGGAAATTTTTACATGAGAAACTGAAAAGAACAGCCAAACGAGGGACAAAATACACGGGATTTGCGGAAACTGCAGCACACAGGTGAACCcacgaagaagaaaaacagtgcagaagaaaaggagaaaaaccacTCACCAAATGACGTCATTCGCGCCTCCTTCCAAGTGATCCTCAATCGTAGGCCGAGCTTCGTGAGATCGGGCTGAGCTTCTACTGGAAATGGGCTTAGAGCCCGGTGTTACAGAGATGGACTTTTGTACTTCTCTATTCCCATAACTTATCTATGTATgcattgtatttaatattttataaatgtacACAACCTTAACTTTATTGAAGCATGTATCACAATGGCAGCCTAATATTAAGCCTCATAAGCCAAACAGATGCAGCACCATGTGCATTAAATCATATGGCTTAGCTGGTATATGTAGCACAAAATGTCTTTGCAACTGGATTACCTGCTTTTGCTTT
Above is a genomic segment from Juglans microcarpa x Juglans regia isolate MS1-56 chromosome 1D, Jm3101_v1.0, whole genome shotgun sequence containing:
- the LOC121246246 gene encoding uncharacterized protein LOC121246246, coding for MAARHRVRSLEDLNENNNDGGCTFEQFNRTHPPIFDGRGDTNTAEDWIQDIEEIFSVLESKRWWNSEKVIREAEGTGVIVWAQFKQNFFDRFFPKADREARAREFTNLVQGTMTMHQYAARFAELSHFAAYLIPDEEKKTRKFEEGLNYRINE